The nucleotide sequence CCGAACAACGCAAAAGGCGAAATCCTAAAAAATATGACTTTTCGTCACTTCGTGCCTCAAAGTCATGCAAACAGGCCATTTAAATGCAGCTGCGCTGCGGGCCTGTTTGGTACTTGTTTTACTTTATCAGACGGAACCCGCAGTAAATGCGGATTCCTGCAATGAAGTGACCAAAATACATACCCTAATTATAACATCTAATATTATCGTTTTGACGAATACTAATGTACTAAATAAAGTTCAGGGGAGCAGAAATTCCCTGCATTTTCCGTACTCTGCGGGAGCGAGATAGGCTTCGATATAGATACCGTCTTCTCTGTAGTCGGCAGCCTCTATCTGTGCCTTTTCACGAAGCATACTCTCTATGCCTGCTTTATCATAAGGGATCAGTAATTTACAGAAATTAAGCGATTCGTTGAGTTTTTTCTCTATGAGACTTATCAGTTCTTCTATTCCGATCCCGTTTTTTGCAGATATATACGCCTTATCCCCGATAATTTTCGGTATGGTGAAATTTTCAGATAATTCGGCTTTATTCATAACCGTTATTCTCGGGATATCTCCGGCTCCGAGCCGGCTCAGTGTTTTGTCCGTGACCTTTGAATGCATTGCGTGATTCGGGTCCGAAGCATCCACGACTTCTATGATGAGGTCGGCATATACTGCCTCTTCAAGGGTTGAATGAAAAGCATTGACCAGATCTGTCGGGAGATCATTTATAAATCCTACTGTGTCTGACAGGAGGAAAGTCCTTCCGCTGCCGGTCTCAAGCTTTCTGACCGTAGTATCAAGCGTCGCAAAAAGCATGTTTTCGACATATACCCGTCCTGATTCCTCGCTTCCGTAGGTATCGAGAAGCTTATTCATCAGGGTCGATTTACCGGCATTTGTATATCCGACGAGTGCCACCAGCGGTACCGCTGCATTGGAGCGCTTGCTTCTCTGCATATTCCGGCTCTTTTCCACTTCCTCGAGCTCGCGCCTTAGATGAGCCATTTCTTTCTCTATCTTTCTTCTGTCGAGCTCGATCTGTTTTTCACCGGAGCCCTTATTGGATAAAGAACCGCCTGTACCGCCCTGCCTCGAAAGATTGCTCCTTAAGCCGACGAGCCTCGGGAGCATATATTTGAGCTTTGCATAGTCAACCTGAAGTCTCGCTTCCTTTGTTCTCGCTCTTTCTGCAAAGATATTTAATATGAGGCCGGTTCTGTCTATAACCTCGACGTCGAGCTTTTTAGAAAGGTTCGTGAGCTGTGTTGGCGTAAGAGAGTTATTAAAGATAGCCGTATCTATATCATATTCCTCAATAACTCTTTTTATCTCTTCAACTTTTCCGGATCCTATAAGCGTTGCGGGATCTTCCGATGAAATATTCTGCGACGCATTCATGACAGGATCTATATCACAGGCCTTTGTAAGACCTTTTA is from Lachnospiraceae bacterium C1.1 and encodes:
- the hflX gene encoding GTPase HflX, whose translation is MLYELRNEKKRRAVLVGARDSSMSEEDFEIGMQELKGLTKACDIDPVMNASQNISSEDPATLIGSGKVEEIKRVIEEYDIDTAIFNNSLTPTQLTNLSKKLDVEVIDRTGLILNIFAERARTKEARLQVDYAKLKYMLPRLVGLRSNLSRQGGTGGSLSNKGSGEKQIELDRRKIEKEMAHLRRELEEVEKSRNMQRSKRSNAAVPLVALVGYTNAGKSTLMNKLLDTYGSEESGRVYVENMLFATLDTTVRKLETGSGRTFLLSDTVGFINDLPTDLVNAFHSTLEEAVYADLIIEVVDASDPNHAMHSKVTDKTLSRLGAGDIPRITVMNKAELSENFTIPKIIGDKAYISAKNGIGIEELISLIEKKLNESLNFCKLLIPYDKAGIESMLREKAQIEAADYREDGIYIEAYLAPAEYGKCREFLLP